In Bacillus sp. DX3.1, the following proteins share a genomic window:
- the hemL gene encoding glutamate-1-semialdehyde 2,1-aminomutase: protein MKKFDKSIEAFETAQDLMPGGVNSPVRAFKSVGMNPLFMERGKGSKVYDIDGNEYIDYVLSWGPLIHGHANERVVESLKAVAEKGTSFGAPTEIENKLAQLVIERVPSIEIVRMVNSGTEATMSALRLARGYTGRNKILKFEGCYHGHGDSLLIKAGSGVATLGLPDSPGVPEGVAKNTITVAYNDLESVKYAFEQFGDDIACIIVEPVAGNMGVVPPLPGFLEGLREVTEQNGALLIFDEVMTGFRVAYNCGQGYYGVTPDLTCLGKVIGGGLPVGAYGGKAEIMRQVAPSGPIYQAGTLSGNPLAMTAGYETLVQLTPDCYQEFERKAEMLENGLRKAAEKHGIPHHINRAGSMIGIFFTNETVINYETAKSSNLEFFAAYYREMVEQGVFLPPSQFEGLFLSTAHSDADIEATSAAAEIAMSKLKA, encoded by the coding sequence ATGAAAAAGTTCGATAAATCGATTGAAGCATTTGAAACGGCGCAAGATTTAATGCCAGGTGGTGTAAATAGTCCGGTTCGTGCTTTTAAGTCTGTCGGTATGAATCCGCTGTTTATGGAGCGCGGAAAAGGCTCTAAAGTGTACGATATCGATGGGAATGAATACATCGATTACGTATTATCATGGGGACCATTAATTCATGGACATGCAAATGAGCGTGTTGTGGAATCATTAAAAGCTGTTGCTGAAAAAGGAACAAGCTTTGGTGCGCCAACAGAAATTGAAAATAAATTAGCGCAGCTTGTAATCGAGCGTGTGCCGTCCATTGAAATTGTACGTATGGTGAACTCTGGAACGGAAGCGACAATGAGTGCACTCCGTTTAGCACGTGGTTATACAGGCCGTAATAAAATTTTAAAATTTGAAGGCTGTTACCATGGTCATGGTGATTCTTTATTAATTAAAGCAGGCTCAGGTGTTGCGACACTGGGTTTACCAGATAGTCCTGGTGTACCAGAAGGTGTAGCGAAAAATACGATTACCGTGGCGTATAACGATTTAGAAAGCGTAAAATATGCTTTTGAGCAATTCGGCGATGATATCGCTTGTATCATTGTAGAACCAGTAGCAGGAAATATGGGGGTTGTTCCACCGCTTCCTGGATTTTTAGAAGGGCTTCGTGAAGTGACAGAACAAAACGGTGCGTTGCTTATTTTTGATGAAGTAATGACAGGATTCCGCGTTGCTTATAATTGTGGACAAGGGTATTACGGTGTAACACCTGACTTAACATGTTTAGGAAAAGTAATTGGTGGTGGTTTGCCGGTAGGGGCATACGGTGGTAAGGCGGAAATTATGCGCCAAGTTGCACCGAGCGGACCAATTTATCAAGCTGGCACATTGTCTGGTAATCCACTTGCAATGACAGCGGGTTATGAAACGCTTGTGCAATTAACTCCAGATTGCTATCAAGAGTTTGAACGTAAAGCGGAAATGTTAGAAAACGGATTACGTAAAGCGGCTGAAAAGCACGGCATTCCACATCACATTAACCGTGCGGGTTCTATGATTGGTATTTTCTTTACAAATGAAACAGTCATTAATTACGAGACAGCAAAATCTTCAAACTTAGAATTCTTTGCGGCATATTATCGTGAAATGGTAGAACAAGGCGTATTTTTACCACCTTCTCAATTTGAAGGTTTGTTCTTATCGACGGCACATAGTGATGCTGATATCGAAGCAACGAGTGCGGCAGCAGAAATTGCGATGTCAAAATTAAAGGCGTAA
- a CDS encoding IS1182 family transposase: protein MYVTYSMKEIEENRKYYEMMYDASHHLVKMDQVMDWDFVTRRLEVFYPHRIGRPTKDPIMLVKILLIQYLEGFRSVRFTCNQVKQNATYRWFLGISSNEKIPDHSTISKFLSQRLRNATFWEELFQHCLRVIQQEGFIANETWVADETELKANANKRVREILAEEKVIEEKDEDLVMINDHRVRHGKKPLQAKGSKIEEKQTNISPVDSDARLSVKHDQRGRFAYFEHRIVDSLHNFIIATDVTAANVPGHRKLIGQVERLNQLLGKYAKEIALDSGYYNASLARRLFQRGFFVYMSYRRFTTKDHPKCRRYQFKQVNEDLYACPCGVPFYYKTTNRQGYHEFRPPKGSCQSCPFAKKENQDRVLRISIHQEIYDQLREQRLSIRGKILRSVRPSTVELSFAHSKELHGLRYARYRGVQKVKVQVLMTAIIQNLKKWTKLRSLKQVGLHLTHQIIEETIL, encoded by the coding sequence ATGTACGTTACATATTCCATGAAAGAAATTGAAGAAAATCGAAAGTACTATGAAATGATGTATGATGCTTCGCATCATTTAGTAAAGATGGATCAAGTGATGGATTGGGATTTTGTGACAAGGCGATTGGAAGTGTTCTATCCACATCGTATCGGTCGACCAACGAAAGATCCGATTATGTTAGTGAAAATCTTATTAATTCAGTATTTGGAAGGCTTTCGCTCGGTTCGTTTTACATGTAATCAAGTAAAACAGAATGCGACGTATCGTTGGTTTTTAGGGATTTCCTCGAATGAGAAGATTCCAGATCACTCAACAATCTCTAAGTTTCTCTCGCAACGTCTACGAAATGCGACGTTTTGGGAGGAGCTTTTTCAGCATTGCCTTCGTGTGATTCAACAAGAAGGGTTTATCGCAAACGAAACATGGGTGGCGGATGAAACAGAATTAAAAGCGAATGCGAATAAGCGTGTACGCGAAATCTTGGCGGAAGAAAAAGTAATAGAAGAAAAAGATGAGGATTTAGTGATGATTAACGATCACCGTGTGCGTCATGGGAAGAAACCTTTACAAGCGAAAGGCTCAAAAATAGAAGAAAAACAGACAAACATTAGCCCTGTAGATTCTGACGCTCGCTTGTCCGTCAAACACGATCAACGCGGACGCTTTGCCTATTTTGAGCACCGTATCGTGGATTCGCTTCATAACTTTATCATCGCCACAGATGTCACCGCCGCGAATGTGCCTGGGCATCGTAAATTGATCGGACAAGTTGAACGGTTAAATCAATTATTGGGGAAGTATGCGAAAGAAATCGCCCTTGATTCAGGCTACTACAACGCTTCCCTCGCGCGAAGGTTGTTTCAACGTGGCTTCTTCGTCTACATGTCTTATCGTCGATTTACAACGAAGGATCATCCAAAGTGCCGTCGTTATCAATTTAAACAAGTAAACGAGGATCTCTACGCCTGTCCTTGCGGTGTACCGTTTTATTATAAAACAACGAATCGTCAAGGTTATCATGAATTCAGACCACCTAAAGGAAGTTGTCAATCCTGTCCATTTGCGAAAAAAGAAAACCAAGATCGTGTGTTGCGAATTTCTATCCATCAAGAAATTTACGATCAGTTAAGAGAACAGCGCTTATCAATAAGAGGAAAAATTCTCCGTTCCGTTCGTCCGTCTACGGTTGAACTGAGTTTCGCACATAGTAAAGAACTCCACGGTTTGCGCTATGCACGATACCGTGGAGTTCAAAAGGTTAAAGTACAAGTTTTGATGACCGCCATCATACAAAACTTAAAAAAGTGGACCAAACTACGCTCGCTTAAGCAAGTTGGTTTACACCTAACACATCAAATTATAGAAGAAACCATTCTATAA